In Eleutherodactylus coqui strain aEleCoq1 chromosome 11, aEleCoq1.hap1, whole genome shotgun sequence, a single window of DNA contains:
- the LOC136582771 gene encoding solute carrier family 22 member 20-like encodes MTFANLLDRIGGVGTFQILHSLLLAFPVCMVACHNFLQNFTAAFPGHHCEPKPGLNGTEGLSYHDLLRVTVPTDERGLPARCQRFKEPQWSFLNFNGTLPNITEIETEPCVDGWVYDKSVIRSSIITEWDLICDLRPMKQMAQSVYMVGVLLGGAIFGGISDRFGRRTVLIWSYMQMSVAGSLVAFLPSFPCYVFFRLISGMTFSSVLLNTLCLMLEWMPVKGRTLAGTFIGYVFTSGQMVLSGLAYAIRDWRWLQFSVTAPFYLFFIYSWFLQESGRWLILNGKTDQALTNLRRVAKMNGKLEEGLKLTKEEVISQMQNEISNRKSSHTILDLIRTPGMRRITGCLMMVWFSTSFAYYGLAMDLQKFGISIYLVQFCFGAIDVPAKFVAALTMSYIGRRVTQGTFLILAGSMIIANIFVPIDMRALRTALAALGKGFCASAFMCAYLYSGELFPTEIRQTGMGFSDMNARVGSVVAPVIHLIGDHIPILPAVIFGTAPVLSGIAAICLLTETRNRPLLDTIKEVEEKRLKKIWIKEDEVKLEIELLNKKPDTFKETI; translated from the exons ATGACATTTGCAAATCTACTCGATCGAATCGGTGGTGTTGGCACTTTCCAGATACTCCATAGTTTACTCCTGGCGTTTCCTGTCTGTATGGTGGCCTGCCACAACTTCCTACAGAACTTCACCGCTGCTTTTCCAGGCCACCACTGTGAGCCGAAACCTGGTCTTAATGGAACGGAAGGTTTATCCTACCATGATCTCTTGAGGGTAACCGTGCCCACGGATGAGAGGGGTCTGCCAGCAAGATGCCAGAGATTCAAGGAGCCCCAATGGAGCTTTCTTAATTTCAATGGTACTCTCCCAAATATCACTGAAATAGAAACAGAACCATGTGTTGATGGATGGGTCTATGACAAGAGTGTTATAAGGTCCTCTATCATCACGGAG TGGGATCTGATATGTGACCTGCGCCCCATGAAGCAGATGGCACAGTCGGTGTACATGGTGGGGGTTTTACTCGGAGGAGCTATTTTTGGAGGCATTTCAGACAG GTTTGGCCGTAGAACAGTCCTGATCTGGTCATATATGCAAATGTCAGTAGCCGGGTCTCTTGTTGCTTTCCTACCCAGTTTCCCCTGCTACGTGTTCTTCAGACTCATCAGTGGCATGACCTTCTCCAGCGTCTTACTCAACACACTGTGCCTAA TGTTAGAATGGATGCCAGTCAAAGGGCGCACACTGGCAGGAACTTTCATTGGTTACGTCTTCACTTCTGGTCAGATGGTGCTGTCAGGACTGGCATATGCAATTCGTGACTGGCGCTGGCTGCAGTTCTCTGTCACTGCCCCTTTCTACCTTTTCTTTATATATTCATG GTTTTTACAAGAGTCTGGCCGGTGGCTTATTTTAAATGGAAAGACGGACCAAGCCTTAACCAACCTGCGTCGTGTGGCAAAAATGAACGGCAAACTGGAGGAAGGGCTTAAACTGACAAAAGAG GAGGTGATTTCACAAATGCAAAATGAAATTTCCAACCGAAAATCCTCTCACACCATACTGGATCTTATCCGAACCCCCGGAATGAGACGGATCACAGGATGTCTGATGATGGTCTG GTTTTCTACAAGTTTTGCTTACTATGGGCTCGCTATGGACCTGCAGAAGTTTGGAATCAGCATCTACCTCGTACAGTTCTGCTTTGGCGCCATTGATGTCCCAGCCAAGTTTGTGGCGGCTTTGACAATGAGCTACATAGGGAGAAGGGTGACACAGGGCACTTTCCTCATCCTTGCTGGTTCCATGATTATTGCTAATATCTTTGTACCAATAG ACATGCGAGCTCTGAGAACAGCGTTGGCTGCTTTGGGGAAAGGGTTCTGCGCCTCGGCTTTTATGTGCGCTTATCTGTATTCTGGAGAACTCTTCCCTACTGAAATAAG GCAAACAGGTATGGGCTTCTCAGACATGAATGCTAGAGTTGGATCCGTAGTTGCACCAGTGATTCATTTAATTGGAGATCACATCCCAATTCTGCCGGCTGTCATCTTTGGCACCGCTCCTGTTTTATCTGGTATTGCTGCTATTTGTCTGCTGACTGAGACTCGCAATAGGCCTCTACTGGACACCATTAAAGAGGTGGAAGAAAA GAGGCTAAAAAAGATTTGGATAAAAGAAGATGAAGTGAAATTGGAGATTGAATTACTTAACAAGAAACCAGACACCTTCAAAGAGACAATATGA